GCAGGTCTTGGACCGCAGCTTGCAAGAGAATTTGCAGAGCAGTATGGTGCAAAGGCAATGGTAGTGAATCCACCGGACGTAGATGAGCTGCAGGATCTTGCCAGAATGACAGGTATAAAGGGTGTGAACCGTATTATACATTTGCACGCATTGAATTTAAAAGAAACCGCAATCCGTCATAGTAAAAATGTGATGAATAAGAAGTATGAGGAATGCAATTATGTTGTATGTCACATTGGCGGAGGTATTTCCGTATCTGCTCACCGCAAAGGAAAAATGATAGACGGATATGATATTGTCGGGGGAGAAGGTCCAATGGCACCAACTCGCTGTGGAAGCATTTCTGTTGCAAATTTATTAAGCTATATGAAAGAAAATAATCTGGATATTGCAGATGTGAAAAAGCTTTGCACAAGAACAGGTGGATTTGTAAGTCATGCAGGTATTTCTGATGCATTGGAATTAACTGTCCGTGCTAAAAATGGTGATAAATATGCAGAAATGCTTTGGAATACAATGATTTATCAGATTGAGAAATGCATCGGTTCTATGGCAGCAGTATTGCATGGGGAAGTAGATGGAATCCTTCTTGGCGGAGGAATGGTCTACAATGAAGATCTTGTTGCTCAGATTACAGAAGCCTGCTCATTTATCGCACCGGTCACGGCATATCCGGGAGAGTTTGAGATGGAAGCTATGGCAGCAGGAGCTATTCGTGTATTAAATGGAGAAGAAAATTTAAAAGTTTATACTGGTAAAAAAGTATGGGACGGATTTGATTGGGAGTAATTGATGGACGCAAAAAAAGAAAAACGAATTCGTATTGGTACATTAGCATTTGGCATCGCATTTATGCCGCCAATATGGGCGGTATTAAGTACATATATCGGAGTGACAACAGGAGCAGTAGCCCTCATTTGTGCAGGTTTATATGTGGCAAATGGAAATAAGCGTTCCGATGCATTTAAAATAGCAGCAGGATTTCTATGTGGAGATGTGTGGGCAGTGCTGGCAGTA
This Ruminococcus hominis DNA region includes the following protein-coding sequences:
- the buk gene encoding butyrate kinase gives rise to the protein MSEYKVLTINPGSTSTKIALFEGENCLFSKNVSHDAKELDKFQSLPEQLPYRRDTILQLLNEAGVRLDDVDVFVGRGGGLLAMEGGTYEVTDLMLDHARNSANGVIHPAGLGPQLAREFAEQYGAKAMVVNPPDVDELQDLARMTGIKGVNRIIHLHALNLKETAIRHSKNVMNKKYEECNYVVCHIGGGISVSAHRKGKMIDGYDIVGGEGPMAPTRCGSISVANLLSYMKENNLDIADVKKLCTRTGGFVSHAGISDALELTVRAKNGDKYAEMLWNTMIYQIEKCIGSMAAVLHGEVDGILLGGGMVYNEDLVAQITEACSFIAPVTAYPGEFEMEAMAAGAIRVLNGEENLKVYTGKKVWDGFDWE